The proteins below come from a single Ktedonobacteraceae bacterium genomic window:
- the thiO gene encoding glycine oxidase ThiO, with amino-acid sequence MSRTTDVAIIGGGVSGCSIAYQLSKAGVQVTVLEREEVAAEASSAAAGLLAPAGVLTGPEEGAKLFLASWSITGEVIVEIEAVSGVLVEYFRTGALHLVEDADEEAEAEKYAEVWKKHAPDVAWITGDELHRFEPLLHPAFKRALYIPHAASIRPSLMTMAYAEAARKNGVQILEHTEVIGLEQNSERVTGIEIATGEMIECKQVVIAAGAWSEHIGRWLGLSIPVFPARGQILSLRQPATPLNHTIFGNGVYLVPKVDNTIYVGATVESVGFDKRNTAGGLYWLLSSAIRLIPELEGAALVNMWAGLRPMSRDTYPILGKAPGWENVILATGHGAGGFELSAITGKAIAELITTGKTPDVILPFGLERFQEGSAI; translated from the coding sequence ATGAGTAGAACAACAGATGTTGCCATTATTGGCGGGGGAGTGAGCGGCTGTTCGATTGCTTACCAGTTGAGTAAGGCTGGGGTGCAGGTCACTGTTCTAGAACGAGAAGAGGTCGCGGCTGAGGCTTCGAGCGCGGCGGCAGGATTACTTGCTCCGGCAGGGGTACTTACCGGTCCTGAGGAGGGGGCAAAGCTGTTTCTGGCAAGCTGGTCAATTACAGGGGAGGTGATTGTTGAGATCGAGGCTGTGAGTGGCGTGCTGGTCGAGTATTTTCGTACAGGTGCGCTGCACCTGGTAGAGGATGCAGATGAAGAGGCTGAAGCGGAGAAGTATGCGGAGGTGTGGAAAAAGCATGCGCCCGATGTCGCGTGGATAACAGGCGATGAGCTACACCGGTTTGAGCCATTGCTGCATCCGGCGTTCAAGCGCGCGCTGTACATTCCCCACGCGGCGAGTATTCGACCGAGTTTGATGACGATGGCGTATGCCGAGGCAGCGCGCAAGAATGGGGTTCAAATTTTAGAGCATACCGAAGTAATCGGCCTGGAGCAGAATTCAGAGAGGGTTACGGGGATTGAAATAGCAACTGGAGAGATGATTGAATGCAAACAAGTTGTGATCGCGGCAGGAGCATGGTCTGAGCATATTGGGCGATGGTTGGGGTTGAGCATTCCTGTTTTTCCGGCGCGCGGCCAGATTCTTTCGCTGAGACAGCCGGCTACGCCGCTCAACCATACGATCTTTGGCAATGGCGTGTACCTGGTGCCCAAGGTCGATAATACGATCTATGTTGGTGCCACGGTTGAGAGTGTTGGGTTTGATAAAAGGAATACCGCCGGTGGTCTGTACTGGCTGCTTTCGTCTGCTATCCGGTTGATCCCCGAACTTGAAGGAGCAGCGCTGGTGAACATGTGGGCGGGTTTGCGTCCGATGTCGCGGGATACGTATCCTATTCTTGGTAAAGCGCCTGGCTGGGAGAATGTTATCCTGGCGACCGGGCATGGCGCGGGTGGCTTCGAGTTGAGCGCAATCACGGGCAAGGCGATTGCTGAGTTGATAACGACAGGAAAGACGCCGGATGTGATCCTGCCATTCGGGCTTGAACGGTTTCAAGAGGGATCAGCGATATAG
- a CDS encoding DNA topoisomerase IB — MSIAEPMPQQPPTLGDVENCDAKDPIETAKAAGLRYVTDAMPGIRRKRVGKHFSYIGLDGKPIRDPAELQRIKSLGIPPAWTNVWICPKPNGHIQATGRDAKGRKQYRYHPRWRQVRDETKYDHMISFAQMLPRLRARVAHDLSLSGMPRDKLLATIVRLLDTTLIRVGNEEYARENNSYGLTTLRNEHVEVSGSKVEFHFRGKSGKEHVIDIRDRQLARIVKRSKDLPGHVLFEYINENGDLRTVESSDVNDYLQEISGQDITAKDFRTWGGTVAATEALQSIGGFDTQTQAKKNVVQAIKVAAQELGNTPAICRKCYVHPAIIDSYMNGSLLNYIKQYHEQHSRGGSGGGGGEEVLAPPSSDEQESLRPEESLVLAFLQQESEKQ, encoded by the coding sequence GTGTCAATAGCTGAACCCATGCCGCAGCAGCCCCCGACCCTGGGCGATGTGGAAAATTGTGATGCCAAAGACCCTATTGAAACGGCGAAAGCCGCAGGTTTGCGTTACGTCACCGATGCCATGCCCGGCATCCGCCGCAAGCGTGTCGGCAAGCACTTCAGCTACATAGGGCTCGATGGCAAACCCATTCGCGACCCCGCTGAACTACAGCGCATCAAGTCGCTTGGCATTCCACCCGCCTGGACCAACGTCTGGATCTGCCCAAAGCCTAACGGCCATATCCAGGCCACCGGCAGAGACGCCAAAGGACGCAAGCAATACCGCTATCATCCGCGCTGGCGCCAGGTACGCGACGAAACCAAATATGATCACATGATTTCGTTTGCCCAGATGCTGCCCAGGCTGCGCGCGCGGGTCGCCCATGACCTATCTCTCTCCGGTATGCCCCGCGACAAGCTACTTGCCACCATCGTCAGGTTGCTCGATACCACCCTTATTCGCGTCGGCAACGAAGAGTATGCCCGCGAGAACAATTCCTACGGCCTGACCACACTGCGCAATGAGCATGTCGAAGTCTCAGGCTCGAAGGTCGAATTCCATTTTCGTGGCAAGAGCGGCAAAGAGCACGTCATCGATATCCGCGACCGCCAGCTTGCCAGAATCGTCAAGCGCTCTAAAGACCTGCCTGGCCACGTACTTTTTGAATACATCAACGAAAATGGAGACCTGCGCACAGTTGAATCAAGCGACGTAAATGATTACTTGCAAGAGATATCCGGCCAGGACATCACCGCCAAAGATTTTCGCACCTGGGGCGGCACAGTTGCCGCGACCGAAGCCCTGCAATCCATAGGCGGTTTTGACACCCAGACTCAGGCCAAAAAAAACGTCGTCCAGGCCATAAAAGTAGCCGCCCAGGAGCTTGGTAATACTCCCGCCATCTGCCGCAAATGCTACGTCCATCCCGCCATCATCGACTCCTACATGAACGGCTCCCTGCTCAACTACATCAAACAATATCACGAACAACACAGTAGGGGCGGGAGTGGTGGTGGAGGCGGGGAGGAGGTGCTTGCACCGCCCTCCTCTGATGAACAGGAGAGTTTACGCCCAGAAGAATCTCTGGTACTGGCATTTTTACAACAAGAATCAGAGAAACAATAA
- a CDS encoding ATP-dependent DNA helicase RecQ — MTQQHKARRQLRRIAHEKFGYENLRPGQEPAIQAVIDGHDTLAVMPTGSGKSMIYQAAGLLMHGPTIIVSPLIALQRDQVESIEEQQVGSAALLNSTIHAGEWREVIESFNHGNLQFLFLAPEQFNNEETLAQLKAAHPTLFVVDEAHCISEWGHDFRPEYLRLGSVIEELGHPRVLALTATAALPVRTEILERLNMRDPRVVVQGFDRPNIWLGVEMFHDETQKMQALVERVASAEKPGIVYVATRKHAEEVAHALQAHNEKALFYHAGMKTKERHAVQQAFMDGEVDVIVATTAFGMGVNKENVRFVYHYDISDSVDSYYQEIGRAGRDGIDAGAILFYDPKDLGLQQFLTGSGKIDADQVELVTTVIQEHGEPVSPGELREELHLSETKLMQILTSLEEIGVVEMLPNGDVAPADHPPDLSEVKDSAMQMQQSRRQFDQSRIDMMRGYAETTDCRRGYLLNYFGEPFEGRCGFCDNCDAGISEAENTENEPFPLNSRVIHRTWGEGLVLRYENGKMVILFDEVGYKTLAVDIVIEKGLLEPVQEE; from the coding sequence ATGACACAACAGCATAAAGCCAGGCGCCAATTGCGCCGCATCGCTCACGAAAAATTCGGGTACGAAAACCTCCGTCCGGGGCAGGAACCGGCAATTCAGGCCGTCATCGATGGACATGATACGCTTGCCGTCATGCCCACCGGCTCGGGCAAATCCATGATTTACCAGGCCGCCGGCTTGCTTATGCATGGGCCAACCATCATCGTCTCCCCCCTCATCGCCCTGCAACGCGACCAGGTCGAATCCATTGAAGAGCAGCAAGTGGGCAGCGCTGCCCTATTGAACTCCACTATCCACGCAGGTGAATGGCGTGAGGTAATAGAATCGTTCAACCACGGCAATCTCCAGTTTCTCTTCCTCGCCCCCGAACAGTTCAATAACGAGGAAACGCTTGCCCAACTGAAAGCCGCTCATCCCACGCTTTTCGTCGTCGATGAAGCCCACTGTATCAGTGAATGGGGCCACGATTTTCGCCCCGAATACCTGCGCCTGGGCAGCGTCATCGAAGAACTCGGTCATCCCAGAGTGCTTGCCCTCACCGCCACTGCCGCCCTGCCCGTCCGCACCGAGATACTGGAGCGCCTGAATATGCGCGACCCTCGCGTTGTCGTGCAGGGCTTTGACCGCCCCAACATCTGGCTCGGCGTCGAAATGTTCCACGATGAAACTCAGAAAATGCAAGCACTGGTCGAGAGAGTCGCCAGCGCTGAAAAACCTGGCATCGTCTACGTCGCCACACGCAAACATGCGGAAGAAGTCGCTCATGCTTTGCAAGCGCATAACGAAAAAGCCCTCTTTTATCACGCTGGCATGAAGACGAAGGAACGCCATGCCGTACAGCAGGCCTTCATGGATGGCGAAGTCGACGTAATCGTTGCCACCACCGCCTTTGGCATGGGCGTCAACAAAGAAAACGTCCGTTTCGTCTACCACTACGATATCAGCGATTCCGTTGACTCCTACTATCAAGAAATTGGGCGCGCCGGGCGCGATGGCATCGATGCCGGGGCCATCCTCTTTTACGACCCCAAAGACCTCGGCCTCCAGCAATTCCTCACCGGCAGCGGTAAAATCGACGCCGACCAGGTTGAGCTGGTAACCACCGTCATCCAGGAACATGGAGAACCGGTCAGTCCAGGCGAATTGCGCGAAGAACTGCATCTTTCAGAAACGAAATTGATGCAGATACTTACCAGCCTCGAAGAAATCGGCGTCGTCGAAATGCTCCCCAACGGCGATGTCGCTCCTGCCGACCATCCTCCAGACCTCAGCGAAGTGAAAGATTCCGCGATGCAGATGCAGCAATCCCGCCGCCAGTTCGACCAATCACGCATCGACATGATGCGCGGCTATGCCGAGACGACGGACTGCCGCCGCGGATACCTGCTCAACTACTTCGGCGAACCTTTTGAGGGACGCTGTGGCTTCTGCGATAACTGCGATGCAGGCATTTCCGAAGCAGAAAACACGGAGAATGAACCATTTCCGCTCAACAGCCGTGTCATACATAGAACCTGGGGCGAAGGTCTTGTGTTGCGATACGAGAATGGCAAAATGGTCATCCTCTTCGATGAAGTCGGCTACAAAACCCTCGCGGTCGATATTGTGATCGAAAAAGGTCTGCTTGAGCCTGTGCAGGAGGAATAA
- the lpdA gene encoding dihydrolipoyl dehydrogenase, whose translation MAKKQYDLLVIGSGAAGSSAVTSIDKKGLRIALVERGKLGGTCLNYGCDPTKTLLYTANLLYETRHASQYGLDIPESQVDWPAVQQRVQDIIIRLRGGTPEEARARFAQQGIDTLEGEAKFLSPHEISVSGYDDTFSAERIIIATGSETLIPPIEGLDEAGYITNVQAVSLPSLPRRMAIAGGGAIGIEFAQMFRRFGVEVTVLERSPDILDTEDRELAGKLCELLTKEGIHLKTGAELKRVQKKGACKLLTVQCGEQDQEELEVDELLIAVGRRASFTSLNLEAAGVQTSKKGIIVDEHLRTSVPHIWAAGDVASPYQFTHVASEQGKLAAHNAFSSNPYAFDDRVIPWGIFTYPSLAHVGKTEQQLQQEHVEYRSTCVPFSENERALIDGKTDGLIKLLVDSRGNILGGHILGTRAGDLLAPIVLAMHASLPVQALASTILPYPTISEIVRLAAGKL comes from the coding sequence ATGGCAAAAAAACAGTACGATCTGTTGGTCATCGGCTCCGGCGCCGCGGGTAGCTCCGCCGTCACTTCTATAGACAAAAAAGGCCTGCGCATCGCGCTTGTCGAGCGAGGCAAACTCGGCGGCACCTGCCTCAACTATGGCTGCGACCCGACCAAAACGCTGCTCTACACCGCGAACCTGCTCTACGAAACACGTCATGCCTCTCAATATGGCCTCGACATCCCCGAATCCCAGGTCGATTGGCCCGCCGTTCAGCAACGCGTGCAAGACATTATCATTCGCCTGCGCGGGGGAACGCCCGAAGAGGCACGCGCCAGATTTGCTCAACAGGGCATTGACACCCTCGAAGGCGAGGCCAAATTTCTCTCACCTCACGAAATAAGCGTATCAGGTTACGATGATACCTTTTCCGCCGAGCGCATCATCATCGCTACCGGCAGTGAAACGCTGATCCCACCGATTGAAGGCCTCGATGAAGCCGGCTATATCACCAACGTCCAGGCGGTATCACTGCCCTCTCTGCCGCGTCGCATGGCAATCGCGGGGGGCGGCGCCATCGGCATCGAATTTGCCCAGATGTTCCGCCGCTTCGGCGTCGAAGTCACCGTCCTGGAACGCAGTCCCGACATCCTCGATACCGAAGATCGCGAACTGGCCGGTAAGCTCTGCGAATTGCTCACGAAAGAAGGCATCCATCTGAAAACTGGTGCCGAACTCAAACGAGTTCAGAAGAAAGGTGCTTGCAAGCTCCTCACCGTTCAATGCGGCGAGCAAGATCAGGAAGAACTTGAGGTCGACGAACTGCTAATCGCGGTCGGCCGTCGTGCCTCCTTCACTTCACTCAACCTTGAAGCTGCCGGCGTGCAAACCTCCAAAAAAGGCATCATCGTCGATGAACACTTACGTACCTCTGTGCCTCATATCTGGGCCGCGGGCGATGTCGCCAGCCCCTATCAATTCACCCATGTCGCCTCCGAACAGGGCAAACTGGCAGCTCATAACGCCTTCAGCAGCAATCCCTATGCATTTGATGATCGCGTCATACCCTGGGGCATCTTCACCTACCCATCCCTTGCTCATGTCGGAAAAACCGAACAGCAACTTCAACAGGAACATGTAGAATATCGCTCGACCTGTGTCCCTTTCAGCGAAAATGAACGCGCCCTCATCGACGGAAAAACCGACGGCCTGATAAAGCTGCTCGTAGACAGCAGGGGAAATATCCTCGGCGGCCATATCCTCGGCACCAGGGCCGGCGATCTGCTGGCCCCCATCGTCCTGGCCATGCACGCCTCATTACCTGTCCAGGCCCTTGCCTCCACCATTCTTCCCTACCCCACCATCTCCGAAATTGTGCGCCTGGCTGCAGGGAAGCTCTAG
- a CDS encoding YihY/virulence factor BrkB family protein — MPSHVKQSHNQKRWRFNKRIQAVFHPLNPLKNFIIKFNNDWSMNLAGLLAYNLLMAMIPIAVAIIAITGQILRLPGVQASITKAVSGVFPGIISKENALTIALHEVANETGILLVIALVVAFFLGSRLFVVLDECFAIIYGVQNRSFIPQNLMAIGMLLLFIVLIPLMVFTSIASRFIFTLINNQFLYAGAVGNAIVTIGGYVTSFIVSFILFEAIYLIVPNQHISFRYSWQGALLAAFGVEIYFLLFPFYATHFLVGISGPVGFAIILLLFFYFFAVILLLGAEINAMIQGVRPIPDYLPTFISKMVGRINSEAPGQRAASSDSPDS; from the coding sequence ATGCCATCTCATGTGAAGCAATCACACAACCAGAAGAGATGGAGATTCAACAAGCGCATCCAGGCTGTCTTTCACCCCTTGAATCCCCTGAAGAATTTTATCATCAAGTTCAACAATGACTGGTCGATGAATCTCGCCGGCCTGCTGGCTTACAATCTGCTTATGGCCATGATACCTATCGCGGTAGCCATTATCGCTATCACCGGCCAGATCCTCAGATTGCCGGGTGTGCAAGCATCCATCACAAAAGCAGTCTCCGGTGTGTTCCCAGGCATAATCTCTAAGGAAAACGCTCTGACCATTGCTTTACATGAGGTCGCTAACGAAACAGGAATTCTGCTCGTGATTGCCCTGGTCGTCGCCTTTTTCTTAGGTTCTCGCCTCTTTGTCGTACTCGATGAGTGCTTTGCCATCATCTACGGCGTGCAAAATCGCTCATTTATTCCCCAGAATCTCATGGCCATAGGCATGCTGCTGCTATTTATTGTTCTCATCCCCCTGATGGTTTTTACCTCGATCGCATCCAGGTTTATATTCACCCTCATCAACAATCAATTTCTCTATGCAGGCGCTGTCGGTAATGCTATCGTCACCATCGGTGGGTACGTGACCAGTTTCATCGTCTCCTTTATTCTCTTTGAAGCCATCTATTTGATCGTGCCAAATCAGCACATCAGCTTTCGCTATAGCTGGCAAGGAGCTTTGCTGGCCGCCTTCGGAGTAGAAATCTACTTCTTGCTCTTTCCATTCTATGCCACGCATTTCCTCGTCGGCATCAGCGGACCGGTAGGTTTTGCCATCATTCTGCTGCTCTTTTTCTACTTTTTTGCTGTGATTCTTTTGCTCGGCGCAGAGATCAATGCCATGATCCAGGGAGTACGGCCAATCCCCGATTATCTCCCCACCTTCATCAGCAAGATGGTGGGCAGGATCAATAGCGAGGCTCCCGGACAGAGAGCAGCATCCTCCGATTCACCCGATTCTTAG
- the nadA gene encoding quinolinate synthase NadA: protein MAIQAVCAESKEERILPLLSPRTRGEHSHGVRIDHVPLKYAEMSGEELDQRIAAAKATLGERLVILGHHYQRDEIIKYADYRGDSFKLAQLAAARPQADYIVFCGVHFMAESADILSAPHQKVILPNPAAGCSMADMANIAEVEECWAMLEEILGEDAGIIPVTYMNSAANLKAFCGRNGGIVCTSSNAPAVIKWAFTQGKRVLFFPDEHLGRNTALKYGIPEEQMAVWNPKDPLASIDAEEEIERARIILWKGYCTTHMRFNVQQVAKARAEYPGIKVLVHPECRREVVEAADLYGSTEYIIQQIEQAPAGSQWAVGTEINLVHRLAKEHPEQLIFCLDPVVCPCSTMYRIHPAYLAWVLEGLVEGKVINQVSVDEETAHWARVALQRMLSL, encoded by the coding sequence ATGGCAATTCAAGCAGTTTGTGCGGAAAGCAAGGAAGAGCGCATTCTGCCGCTTTTGTCTCCTCGCACGCGGGGGGAGCATAGCCATGGAGTGCGCATTGATCATGTGCCGTTGAAGTACGCGGAGATGTCAGGGGAGGAGCTGGATCAGCGCATCGCGGCTGCAAAAGCTACATTGGGAGAGCGGCTTGTGATCCTGGGGCATCACTACCAGCGCGATGAGATCATCAAATACGCCGATTATCGCGGCGATTCGTTCAAGCTGGCGCAGCTGGCGGCAGCTCGCCCGCAGGCGGATTATATCGTGTTCTGCGGGGTGCATTTCATGGCCGAGAGCGCGGATATCCTCAGCGCGCCACACCAGAAGGTGATTTTGCCTAACCCTGCCGCCGGTTGCTCGATGGCCGATATGGCGAATATTGCCGAGGTCGAAGAGTGCTGGGCGATGCTTGAAGAAATATTGGGGGAGGATGCGGGGATTATTCCGGTCACGTATATGAACTCGGCTGCCAATCTGAAGGCATTTTGCGGGCGCAACGGGGGTATTGTCTGCACCTCGTCGAATGCTCCTGCGGTGATAAAGTGGGCATTTACTCAGGGCAAGCGCGTACTATTCTTCCCGGATGAGCATCTTGGACGCAATACGGCGCTGAAGTATGGCATTCCGGAGGAGCAGATGGCGGTGTGGAATCCAAAAGACCCGCTGGCCTCGATAGATGCTGAGGAGGAGATCGAGCGGGCCAGGATCATCCTGTGGAAGGGCTATTGTACGACGCATATGCGTTTCAATGTGCAGCAGGTCGCGAAGGCACGTGCTGAATATCCTGGCATCAAGGTGCTGGTACATCCCGAGTGCCGCCGCGAGGTGGTAGAAGCGGCTGATCTGTACGGTTCGACCGAGTATATCATCCAGCAGATCGAGCAGGCTCCGGCGGGCAGTCAGTGGGCGGTGGGAACCGAGATCAACCTGGTGCATCGACTGGCGAAAGAGCACCCGGAGCAGCTGATTTTCTGTCTTGACCCGGTTGTGTGTCCGTGTTCTACGATGTACCGCATACACCCGGCCTATCTTGCCTGGGTGCTTGAGGGACTGGTTGAGGGCAAGGTGATTAACCAGGTGAGCGTGGACGAGGAGACGGCGCACTGGGCGAGGGTAGCATTGCAGAGAATGCTGTCGCTGTAA
- the nadC gene encoding carboxylating nicotinate-nucleotide diphosphorylase yields MPKPPIDSIRQALAEDGAEFDITTLSTVPEGRQAQAHILARQDGVIAGLEVAIATFQELDARIAVEQMVKDGAPVHAGQVLARLSGPARSILSAERVAMNFLGHLSGIASLTAQCVDAIEGTGVRILDTRKTTPGLRALEKEAVRLGGGQNHRSGLNDGVLIKDNHIKAAGGIAEAVTAARKAAPHLLKIEVECETLAEVREALEAGADVVLLDNMSIEVMSEAVRLVRRMNPGVLIEASGNIGTNPARLAAVAATGVDFISLGALTHSAPNFDVSLEFVE; encoded by the coding sequence ATGCCTAAACCACCTATTGATAGTATTCGGCAGGCGCTGGCCGAAGATGGAGCGGAATTCGATATTACGACTTTGAGTACGGTTCCAGAGGGACGACAGGCGCAGGCGCATATCCTGGCCCGCCAGGACGGCGTTATTGCCGGACTCGAAGTGGCTATTGCGACTTTCCAAGAACTTGACGCGCGGATCGCGGTCGAGCAGATGGTAAAGGATGGAGCGCCTGTGCATGCCGGGCAGGTTCTGGCGCGATTGAGCGGCCCGGCGCGTTCAATTTTGAGCGCCGAGCGTGTGGCGATGAACTTCCTGGGGCATCTTTCCGGCATTGCTAGCCTGACCGCGCAATGCGTAGATGCGATTGAGGGCACCGGGGTACGTATTCTGGACACTCGTAAGACGACGCCTGGGCTGCGCGCTCTGGAGAAGGAGGCTGTGCGCCTGGGTGGAGGTCAGAATCATCGCTCTGGTCTGAACGATGGCGTGCTGATTAAAGACAACCATATCAAGGCAGCGGGAGGAATCGCCGAGGCTGTTACGGCAGCGCGCAAGGCGGCTCCTCACCTGCTGAAGATCGAGGTAGAGTGCGAGACGCTGGCGGAGGTGCGGGAGGCGCTGGAAGCGGGGGCAGATGTGGTGCTGCTGGATAATATGAGTATTGAGGTGATGAGTGAAGCGGTCAGGCTGGTACGCCGTATGAACCCGGGAGTATTGATCGAGGCCTCGGGAAATATTGGCACGAATCCCGCGCGCCTGGCAGCGGTGGCAGCAACGGGTGTGGATTTCATCTCGCTGGGCGCGCTGACGCATTCGGCTCCGAATTTTGATGTTTCGCTGGAGTTTGTAGAATAA
- the nadB gene encoding L-aspartate oxidase produces the protein MIADSQSYDVAIIGGGIAGLSVALRLPEQMRVALFTKGQLGESNTRYAQGGLAVALGDDDSPELHFQDTIAAGAGLCDEQAVRILVEEAPAAVRWLIAMGVRFDRAHSGDEHTTDDGLLLGREAAHSRWRVLHAGGDATGAEIERALMKELLKRSSIVLYEETFVNRLIVEEGVCTGLEAIDREGNVFSVKSDAIVLASGGAGSLWQHTSNPAGATADGLALAWRAGAAVTDLEFMQFHPTVLVAGGGSHLISEAVRGEGAYLRNHAGERFMLRYSPLAELAPRDVVARSILSEMLSEGTDCQYLDLRHLPAQRMHERFPTISAICRGYGLDLATDLLPVAPAAHYCMGGVMVDSYGRTTVDGLYAVGEVSCTGVHGANRLASNSLLEGLVFGLRLADGLVEKHEALAGEMQFRRQATTITLALDEMEQQRAATRVRISHCTIPTVTDTRSELKKIMWKHVSLRRDEAGLMEAKRAIDALRRSMAERPEEEQALPRWLETRNMLIVAGLVVEAALQRRESRGSHWRDDFPAMDEELAGHHYVFQAAQEEGDETLLSGNIQGRRVPGDGTPGTSTKEMAYHA, from the coding sequence ATGATCGCGGATAGCCAATCATACGATGTGGCGATAATCGGAGGTGGCATTGCAGGACTCTCGGTCGCTTTGCGCCTGCCGGAGCAGATGCGGGTTGCGCTTTTCACCAAGGGGCAACTTGGGGAGAGCAATACACGCTATGCACAGGGCGGGCTGGCAGTGGCATTGGGAGACGATGATAGCCCCGAATTGCATTTCCAGGATACAATTGCGGCAGGCGCCGGGCTTTGTGATGAGCAGGCGGTGCGCATCCTGGTAGAAGAGGCTCCGGCAGCGGTGCGGTGGCTGATCGCGATGGGTGTGCGGTTTGATCGAGCGCACTCCGGCGATGAACATACCACGGATGATGGATTGTTGCTGGGGCGAGAGGCGGCGCATAGCCGCTGGCGCGTTTTGCACGCGGGCGGAGATGCTACAGGCGCAGAAATTGAACGCGCGTTGATGAAGGAGCTACTCAAGCGTTCCTCGATTGTGCTATATGAAGAAACTTTTGTAAACCGTCTGATCGTTGAAGAGGGAGTATGTACCGGGCTGGAGGCAATCGACCGCGAGGGAAACGTATTCAGCGTGAAGTCGGACGCGATAGTCCTGGCGAGCGGGGGCGCGGGAAGCTTATGGCAGCATACCTCGAATCCGGCTGGTGCGACGGCGGATGGGCTGGCGCTGGCATGGAGGGCGGGTGCTGCTGTGACCGACCTGGAGTTTATGCAGTTCCATCCGACGGTGCTGGTAGCCGGTGGTGGTTCGCATCTGATATCAGAGGCGGTACGCGGCGAAGGAGCTTACCTGCGCAATCACGCGGGCGAGCGATTCATGCTTCGCTATTCTCCATTGGCGGAGCTTGCGCCTCGCGATGTGGTTGCCCGCTCGATACTGAGCGAGATGCTATCCGAGGGAACCGATTGCCAGTACCTTGACCTGCGCCACCTGCCTGCGCAACGCATGCACGAGCGTTTCCCCACCATTTCTGCCATCTGTCGCGGCTATGGACTCGATCTTGCCACAGACCTGTTGCCTGTTGCTCCAGCGGCCCATTACTGCATGGGCGGAGTGATGGTTGATAGCTATGGCCGCACGACGGTTGATGGCCTGTATGCGGTGGGAGAGGTTTCCTGCACGGGCGTGCATGGCGCGAACCGGCTGGCGAGTAATTCGTTGCTTGAGGGACTGGTCTTTGGGCTGCGATTGGCCGATGGGTTGGTAGAGAAGCATGAAGCGCTGGCAGGAGAAATGCAATTCCGAAGGCAGGCAACCACAATTACGCTTGCGCTTGATGAGATGGAACAGCAACGAGCGGCCACAAGGGTTCGCATATCACACTGCACCATCCCTACAGTGACAGACACACGGAGCGAGTTGAAGAAGATCATGTGGAAGCATGTTTCGCTGCGTCGCGACGAGGCTGGGTTGATGGAGGCGAAACGGGCGATTGATGCGCTACGCAGGAGTATGGCCGAGAGGCCGGAAGAAGAACAGGCGCTTCCCCGTTGGCTTGAGACGAGGAATATGCTTATCGTGGCCGGGCTGGTGGTTGAGGCAGCTTTGCAACGACGCGAGAGTCGAGGGAGCCACTGGCGCGACGATTTTCCGGCTATGGATGAGGAACTGGCAGGACATCACTATGTGTTCCAGGCGGCACAAGAGGAGGGCGACGAAACATTGCTGAGCGGCAATATTCAGGGTCGCCGGGTGCCGGGAGATGGGACTCCCGGCACCTCTACAAAGGAGATGGCGTACCATGCCTAA